Proteins encoded together in one Dioscorea cayenensis subsp. rotundata cultivar TDr96_F1 unplaced genomic scaffold, TDr96_F1_v2_PseudoChromosome.rev07_lg8_w22 25.fasta BLBR01001695.1, whole genome shotgun sequence window:
- the LOC120256877 gene encoding LOW QUALITY PROTEIN: nucleolar protein 56-like (The sequence of the model RefSeq protein was modified relative to this genomic sequence to represent the inferred CDS: deleted 2 bases in 2 codons), whose protein sequence is MALYLLYESASGYSLFQAHGIDEIGQNTEAVRNSVLDLNRFGKVVRFVAFNPFSSALDALNQCNAISEGLMTEELRNFLQINLPKAKEGKKAKFSLGVAEPKVGSQIFETTKIPCQSNEFVLELLRGVRLHFDRFIKDLKPTDLEKAQLGLGHSYSRAKVKFNVNRVDNMVIQAIFLLDTLDKDINSFSMRVREWYSWHFPELVKIVNDNYLFAKIAKFVENKSELTENHIPELADIVGDEDKAKEIVEAAKASMGQDLSPIDLINVQQFAQRVMDLSEYRKKLYEYLVTKMNDIAPNLASLIGEVVGARLISHAGSLTNLAKCPSSTLQILGAEKALFRALKTRGNTPKYGLIFHSSFIGRASARNKGRMARYLANKCSIASRIDCFSEANTTVFGEKLREQVEERLEFYDKGVAPRKNLDVMKSAIDNVFQKSLQSGDDEDKNQMEVDNGIADASVKKSKKKKSKGEKALEEPMDQDQPAANTNEDSSAQESEKKKKKKKHKLAEDAITETPNDLDAVENEQNGTTKKKKKKHHGDEDEGANGQAASEVKKKKKKQKKADDDDEE, encoded by the exons ATGGCGCTGTACCTGCTCTATGAGTCGGCGTCCGGCTACTCGCTCTTCCAGGCCCATGGCATCGACGAGATTGGCCAGAACACTGAGGCCGTCCGAAAT TCTGTCCTCGATCTCAACCGTTTCGGCAAGGTCGTCCGC TTCGTCGCCTTCAACCCCTTCTCCTCCGCCCTCGACGCCCTCAACCAATGCAACGCCATCTCTGAAG gGCTTATGACGGAGGAGCTGAGGAACTTCTTGCAGATTAACCTCCCAAAGGCTAAGGAGGGGAAGAAGGCCAAATTTAGCCTTGGTGTTGCCGAGCCGAAAGTTGGGTCGCAGATCTTTGAGACCACGAAAATTCCCTGCCAGAGCAACGAGTTTGTTCTTGAGCTTCTTCGTGGTGTGAGATTGCACTTCGATCGATTTATCAAAGATTTAAAG CCTACTGACTTGGAGAAGGCTCAATTGGGGCTGGGGCACAGTTACAGCAGAGCCAAGGTCAAGTTCAATGTTAATAGAGTTGATAATATGGTAATTCAGGCTATCTTCCTTTTGGATACTCTGGACAAGGATATCAACTCTTTCTCCATGCGAGTCAG AGAGTGGTACTCATGGCATTTTCCAGAGTTAGTGAAGATTGTAAATGACAATTATCTGTTTGCTAAAATAGCCAAGTTTGTGGAGAACAAGTCAGAGTTGACTGAAAATCATATTCCTGAGTTAGCTGACATAGTTGGTGATGAGGACAAAGCAAAGGAGATTGTTGAAGCAGCAAAAGCTTCAATGG GGCAAGATTTGTCTCCAATTGATCTGATCAATGTCCAACAGTTTGCACAAAGGGTCATGGATCTCTCTGAGTACAGAAAGAAGCTTTATGAGTATCTTGTCACCAAAATGAATGACATTGCACCAAATTTAGCTTCTCTAATTGGTGAGGTTGTTGGTGCTCGTTTGATTTCACATGCTGGTAGTCTCACGAATTTAGCCAAGTGCCCTTCTTCAACACTTCAGATACTTGGGGCAGAAAAAGCACTTTTCCG GGCACTCAAAACACGAGGAAACACACCGAAGTATGGTCTCATATTCCACTCTTCTTTCATTGGTCGAGCATCAGCTCGAAACAAAGGTCGCATGGCTCGCTATCTTGCAAACAAATGTTCGATTGCATCACGTATTGACTGCTTTTCTG AGGCGAATACCACTGTTTTTGGGGAAAAGCTGCGTGAGCAGGTGGAGGAGAGACTGGAGTTCTATGACAAAGGTGTTGCCCCTCGAAAGAATCTTGATGTGATGAAATCTGCCATTGACAATGTGTTCCAGAAGTCCTTACAATCTGGAGATG ATGAAGATAAAAACCAAATGGAAGTAGATAATGGGATTGCTGATGCTTCTGtaaagaaaagcaagaaaaagaaatctaaAGGCGAGAAAGCACTTGAGGAGCCCATGGACCAGGATCAACCAGCGGCTAATACAAATGAGGATTCTTCTGCACAagaatctgaaaagaaaaagaagaaaaagaagcacaaaCTAGCCGAGGACGCGATCACAGAAACTCCAAATGATCTGGATGCTGTCGAGAATGAACAAAATGGTACgaccaagaagaagaaaaagaaacaccatggagatgaagatgaaggtgCCAATGGTCAAGCAGCTTCAgaagtaaagaagaaaaagaagaaacaaaagaaagctgatgatgatgatgaggagtaG